From Haemorhous mexicanus isolate bHaeMex1 chromosome 1, bHaeMex1.pri, whole genome shotgun sequence, one genomic window encodes:
- the IGFBP3 gene encoding insulin-like growth factor-binding protein 3, with protein MVPRPGVLWAVAAAALALLVRRAAAALAGPVVRCEPCDARALQQCKPLQPDCAERVREPGCGCCFTCALRLGQPCGIYTERCGAGLSCQPRREEARPLQALLEGRGLCTNATAGSKLRAFLLPGPHAAGNFSDSEEDRSTSSVENPAIPNSHRVPDSKSHPPHIKIDIIRKVQAKDTQRYKVEYDSQSTDTLNFSSESKQETEYGPCRREMEDTLNHLKILNVLSPRGFHIPNCDKKGFYKKKQCRPSKGRKRGYCWCVDKYGQPLPGYDGKGKGDVHCYNLESK; from the exons ATGGTGCCGCGGCCCGGCGTGCTGTGGGcagtggcggcggcggcgctggcgCTGCTGGtccggcgggcggcggcggcgctggcggGGCCGGTGGTCCGCTGCGAGCCTTGCGACGCGCGGGCGCTGCAGCAGTGCAAGCCCCTGCAGCCCGACTGCGCCGAGCGGGTGCGGGAGCCGGGCTGCGGCTGCTGCTTCACCTGCGCCCTGCGCCTGGGGCAACCCTGCGGCATCTACACGGAGCGCTGCGGCGCGGGGCTTAGCTGCCAGCCGCGGCGGGAAGAGGCGCGGCCGCTGCAGGCGCTGCTCGAGGGCCGCGGGCTCTGCACCAACGCTACGGCGGGCAGCAAGCTGCGGGCCTTCCTGCTGCCGGGACCGCACGCTGCAG GAAATTTCAGTGATTCAGAAGAAGACAGGAGTACCAGCAGCGTAGAAAATCCGGCCATTCCAAACTCTCACAGGGTGCCAGATTCCAAGTCACATCCACCACACATCAAAATAGATATCATCAGGAAAGTGCAAGCCAAAGATACACAACGCTATAAAGTTGAATATGATTCACAGAGTACGGATACATTGAATTTCTCTTCTGAATCCAAACAAGAGACTGAATAT GGTCCATGTCGTAGAGAAATGGAAGACACTTTAAACCACCTAAAGATCCTGAATGTCTTGAGTCCCAGGGGCTTTCATATTCCAAATTGTGACAAGAAGGGATTCTACAAGAAAAAGCAA TGTCGCCCATCCAAAGGCCGAAAAAGAGGTTATTGCTGGTGCGTGGATAAATATGGACAGCCACTTCCTGGGTAtgatgggaagggaaaaggagatgtCCACTGCTATAACTTGGAGAGCAAATGA